TAGCACTGTGGTGGCCATCGAGTAAGCCAGACTCCTGATGGAATATACACAGACTTTTGGTGTGTCTTTGGGCGAATGTGAGCACAGCATGAAAACTGACTCCAGTTTACTGACTGTGTTTCCAGAAGCCTATAAGCCTTTACAAAAGTTGCTACAGGGGGTTTTCTTCATGAAGAGAGGCTTATTTTTAAGCCATTAAGACCCATTGAGCAAAGAACTCTTGGTTCCTTTGTAGGATCAAAGGAAGTTGTCAGACTGTGTGATAAACAGTGAACAAAATTTTTCAATGGCAATCATTGGGCATATAATTTCGAAGGCAACCGAAGGTGTGCGTACATATTCTTTTTGCTTTTGTCGAATGAAATTAAAAGGGATTATGACTGGCAACAAGTAACTACTGCGGTAATAATGGTATACTGATGGATGTAGGCATATCCCATGTCAACCTTCACATTCACATACTAATGAGACGCAAATGTGAGAATGAACATTCACATATACTAAATACGATAATACCACATCCATGCGCAGACACATACGCACAGCGTACAAAGAACGAATCTATATAGAAAATTTACCTTACCTGACCCCATGGTTAGGTCTAAGCCAACCCTAGCCAGGACTATATATGTCCAGGTAAATTGGGCATATACAGGGCATGGCCATGTCCAGGCTAACCTAACACGTCATGGACATACACACATTTAGGGATAACTTAAGGTGAGCATCGTCACCTTTTGGTTAACATAACATGTCCTTGGACATTACAACGTCGGATAACCTAATAGAAcccaattattttttcttttttcttttcggtGATTATAGCGATCACTGAGGCAATTATAGACACCTGCCTTTCAAACTTTCGCGACAAGTAATTTCATCATCGACCCCTAATGAAATACACGAGGACAACCTTTGGatactcttttttcttcctctcgcgCCAGCTCAAACTTTTGCTTTCTCTAATACGTGAGAGTGAATGCCTTTGATCGTAAGTGACCAAAGAACAATTGATTTCTACAGTTCTCGTAATGAGTGTGACACATTCCCTACTACACTCGGAGACGAGGTCAAATCATGGTTTCGAGGTCACCATTGATACGTCTTGCTGTATGTGTCATATCCGGGGACAAGGGTAAATGCAATTACAAGGGTCAGGAAGGCCAGATGACCTGTCACTTAAAGACTTTTGCGAGAAACAGGGCAATGAGATTGCCCTTCGTTTCTGTCACTTAAGACTTTGGCGAGAAACAGGTCATGATATtgtccttcgttttcttttaaacAGTTCAGTTTATCTTTAccataagaggaggaggaaatgccTTGGGTATCGCAAGTGGTAAAGAGTCACCAACATTAAAGATATAAGAAAATGATGGGAAATGTTTTGCTAACTTAACACACACTCAGGTAGCCTCACGCCAGTGGTTGGGAGAGAGTTGTTGAATTTGCTGATGTAAGGGTTGGAAAGGGGTATTGCATCTGAGAAGGATTACAGAAATGGCTGACAGATCCTTAAGAGAGATTAAGACGCTTCCCGGAGTAAGGATAAATCTAATACGACTTTCTCTTCTCCACTTTAAACACGTGCGCGCCTCCCACAAAGTACTGACCACACGGAAACCCTCATACACAGTCATTAGAACTGGACACACTTGGTGCTGTTAGGGGTCGGAACATCACATGTCGTAATTACTTAATGTTAAGGATCTTACTTTTGTTCATAGACATTATCTGATAAAGTTATCCCCTTCATATGGTGTCTTCCCAACACAGTAAAAGTTTGAGGTCTCTAAGTCATCAGCATTTGAGTCTGACGACCTTATTTTTGGATATCGTCAGCatttcaatatatttctttttatctgtgCCTCTTGATGGCCCTTGATGCTAAGGGTCTCACGTGTATTACATATAATACTAATGTTTACTTTTCTGTCATTggcagctgctcctgctggtgttcaaCACAAGACAGTGGTATGTGCCTCCAAACCCACCTGACTGACAAGCTGGCATAAGGACGAAATACAGGAATTGCAGAAGTGTGAAGATCCTtacaagaaaagaagaagaaaaaatacaatCACTGTAAAactaaatgcaaaagaaagaaaatgacaaaattgataaaagaagaaataaaatgtttgcatATTTAGAAACGGGAGAATGACAATAACGACATGATTAGCGTACAGCCAAAATAACGACAGAGGCAGAAGGAACAGCTGTAATAATCAACAGTCAAGTGACACTCAagtcacacactcacaaaagACCAAAGCTCAGCCATCTAGAAGAAACTGTTTTACTACGAGTGGTCAAATAAGTCACTGATATTATGCTCTCAAATGTCACATTTCTCTTGGACTAACACCGTAGccgtgaagttttaaaacaattAACAGTTCGTGATATAACACTCGGCTGCTGCTGTCATGTTTTCCATGAGTTGTGTGGAAGTACGTATGTAAATAGATTTTGAGAAAATGTCTTCATTTGAGTTACtttgatggtggatgtgttgctcATTAATTCATAAACAACTATGTGTTTTGCTTTTATGAAAAATATCAATATACATTGATAACTTGAAAGATCGAAAGGAGGCATAAGTAAAAGACTATCAGTGTAAGAAAGCGATGCAAACAGAAGGACACTACTGAGTTGTTATTCGTTAGAACGGAACATCATTTAAGTTTGGTAGGTCGTAAACCACGGGAACTGTCATGGTAAACCGGTCATACTGCGATGTAGTAAGGTGTGGTGTTGAACTGTGTTGGGTGATTAGGACTGAAAGTACCTGATTGTTCTTTCAAAGGAATGCGAACACGAAACCAGAAGTCACGGCATTCTTCATCACCCACGGATTGTGAGCAGTTCATTCTGCTAACTCTGGGTGACTTGGGATAAGTTAGCTTGAGAATAGAGCACCAGACTGAGTTCTTATGCATATCCCAGACTCATCACTTGCTGGGGGGATCATTCCCTCTAACTTGACAATCACTTCCTGAATATGTAAGATTGCCACTGGGTGTGATCAACTGACGCCAGTAATGTTATTCTACTAGACTGTGACATGGAGCACGGACAGTTGATCTGTTCACCGAATAACACATCACTTTTAATGCATTCAAGCTTGAGCATGCATATGCATACAGACACAAGTGATAAACATATTAAGTCCTCCCAGAAAAGCTTTATTCAGCATAACAGATTTGTTAGGGACAAGAGAATTTACACGGGGGAGAAAcgatatgaatgttcacagtgtcaaAAGACCTTTTTCCAGAAGGGTAGTCTAGTGAAGCACTTGaaaattcatacaggagagaagccatatgaatgtacTTATTGCCTCAAGACCTTCTCTGAGAGGAGTAAAATTGTGCAGCACATGAAAGTTCACACAGAAGAGAAGCCATATCattgttcacattgccaaaagactttctccCGAAAGGGTAATTTACTACAGCACGAGAAAGTTCACacaagagagaagccatatgaatgcgCTCTATGCCAAAAGACCTTCACCCAAAAGATTCATTTAGCGAATCATATGaacattcatacaggagagaaaccttatgaatgttcacagtgcctaAAAAGCTTCTCCCGGAAGAACAATTTAGATCAGCACTTGAAAGTTCATACAGAAAAGAAGCCATTTAAGTGTCtacattgccaaaagactttcACTTTTAAGAGTAATCTCGTGAATCATATGCCACATCACACGGGAGAGAGGCCTTTTGAATGTTCCCAAtgccaaaagactttctctcATAAGCGTTATTTAGTGGAGCACATgagagttcatacaggagagaagccgtaTAATTGTGCACTCTGCCAAAAGACCTTCACACAAAGGAGTCATTTAATGAGGCACATGAGTGTTCACACAGGGGAGAaaccacatgaatgttcacaatgcTTAAAGACCTTTTCTCAGAGGATTAATCTAGTACAGCACATGAAAGtccatacaggagaaaagccttATGAATGTTCACACTGCAAAAAAGGCCTTTGCGCATAAATGTGCTCTAGTGCGGCATTTGAAAAATCATGTAGAGTAGAAGCCGTTTGACTGTTCACAGTGCCAAACGACCGTCCCTAATAGCAGTGCTTTAATTAAGCACCTAACTAAGCAGGACAGAAGTCCTCTGAGTGTACATGTTACTATAAGGTCTCCACGAGGAGTGGAGCACACGGCTCTTCATACAGGAAACGTGCCCTGTGAATGATCATATTCCCCAACGATCTTTCATGAAGAAGTTCTTCGAAGTATTCATACAGAAGTCATATGATGCTCAGGGGCGACAAAGTGTCGTCTCCCATTCTCCGGAGATGCTCTCTAATGCTGCGCTTGAAGTTCATGCAGGTGTGGATGTTCGCTGGGCCGAGACACCGATCCCAAAGGGTCAATTTTTAGTGCAGTGTATATAGGAAGTTCACAAGGGATAAAAGACAGATGAATATTTCCATTTCTAAGATACGCCATCCTGTAGGCGTCGTTAAATCAGTGAAGTACTTGATCAGTTCATAATGGAGAAAAGCCACATGAATTTTAGCAGTTCTAAAACACGTCCTCAGGGAGGAGTCTTTTAGTGAGGTCTAGTGAGCttgtacaggagagaagccatatgaatagGTATAATACCAAACGTGCTTTTCTCTAGTGATGTTCTTCAGTTAATCAAATGACTCTTCGTAAAGGATTAAAACCGTATCACACCTTCGCTGTTCCAGAAACCTTTCCCATATTCTGTTGGAGCACATATGACTGTCCATACCCAGGGAGGGGAAAACCTATATGAATATTCACAGTGCAAAGTCGTTCTTCGGGAAGGATAATATGGTGCCACACATGTGAAtgtatacaggagagaagccaatATTCTCGCTGGCAAAAGACCCACTTCAGCAGGATTTATTTAGTTCAGCTCGGGAAAGTTTATACTCGAGGAGAATCTATACGACTGTTAACAGTGAAGAGATGTCAAATGGAAGAACCCTGTAGTGCAGAGTATATGCGAAACGACCTCGCTGAAGAATATTTTAGTCAGACATATAAACAATGACGTACGTTATAGCGCATATGAATGTCTGTTGGTAAAAAGCTTCTATCTTAAGCGAATAGTCTCAATGCGCAATTGAGTATTGATAAAGACATTGATGAATGTCTCCAGTACCTAAAGACCTTCTGCCACATATGCTATTTATTGTTAAGTAGGATCGAAGTGTACCTCTATGCACCGTTCGACTAGGATTACTGGAAAGGGTGCACGATAAGTACGTACGAACATCCACGGTCTCGCTTgcaacatctgtgaaggggcacTTAACAAACTCATCCTAGCTCTTTCTCAAAGCTGCAACTGGACTCCGCTTGACACTACTTGAAAGAGCGACAGGGAGAGCCACGCCACGGTCACCTCTTGCCACAAAGAGATCCCTCTTTTCCCCGAGTTGTATGTAGCTCAGAATCACCACGGAGTCTAGGTTATCCGGGTTCCGATAGACCGTCACGTCATCAGTCCAATCCCAGTTTACTGTGAACatttcagtaaatctaatgtttgCGTAAAGGCTACATAAtttaacacttttttttcccctgcactTTCTCTACTGTCTGTCCATTTTCTGTATAGTGATATAGAACATGGTGCTTCACAATGGAAAGAATCCTTATGCGTTATCGTCAGGCGTTTATTGCAGCTCTtaaaacatcacataacacacagCGCCCACCATGGATAACATATCTACCGAGAGACTTATCAGACGAGCCACATATCTTGTTACGTTGGAAGTCAGACaggataaatatgtatatttactgTTAATTATATGGCATGTTGGCAGTTGTGTTGTTAATGGTAATGTTAAATTGATGATAAATGCTGACGAAGGTCACGAGTCGTTTAGACATGTAGTTACCTGCTCTGCAGTACATTAATTACCATTCATCCTTACGATTTTTACTTTGTAAAATTCTATTCCTTTATTTCAAGTTTATATTTTCGTATACCATTGGTGCAAATTTATGTATTTTGTGCCAGTTTTCTTGTTTATTAATAAACGTTCCAACTGCAGATCTGAGAGTTTTTCTCTTCCCCAAAATGTTTATCAAAATAAGTCAAATTCAGTACACAGGAATACGAGGTATGTAAACACAAACAGGCCACTGGGATCCCTCTGAGGCTATTTGTGTTAGTGGCAGATGTCTGTAAATTGTCTGTTCTTCAGATAACCACATGAGGTTATGATGATCAATAAAGGATTGGAGAATGTTTTCCACTCCTTGTTATGGAATTGGATCTGGGAAATGAGTCGTCTTCTgtgctaaatgaaaaaaaaagttatctaaaAGTCTTTGCTATAGCTTCCTTGGCTTATACCATTCCACTAGTTTCTAAAATCGAAGGGACCAATAGACCGAGTTCTATCATAAGACTCCTTAGGGTTTCTGTGGTATTTGCTTCCAACTGACGTTTTAATTTCGACGTCTAAGTCTATTGTGTTTTCTAGGCaacgttacgttacatactcCTTATTGTTGGTTCTTCATCTCTCTGTTTATCTTCCACAATCAACACGTACTTCTTTTATTTCACTGTCCAACAATGTGTCTCTGAGTttatgccctggtgcatatgatCCTTCTCTTActttgaatgttttactgaaacttttgcAAGCTGCATCCATACCGCTCTATAGACGACCTCAGCCCATACTCGTCTGTCAGGAGCAAGGCAAAAATCAAGTCTAAAAACCCAGTAATCTTCAAGGATGACTAGCATTACAACCAGTGTTTTAAAGTTTCCTCAAAAGAAGCCTGTTGGTGGTCACGTGCCCAAAACCTTTCCCTAACCTTCAGCATTAAAAGAAATTCTCATTTGTAGCTAAAACCAAGTCCAAATAAATGTTCACAAGAACGTAAGAAATGCAGGCACAGTTATAAACATTTGGCCCATTCAGTGCAAGTCTTATGCCCGCCCCACCATTGTTGCCGAAGTACATATATCTAAGCAAGTGTTTGACACGTGCCTGTGTGTTTACGCACGCGATGTTATTCTGTAGTTTATTGCACCGCTTGACGTCAGGTCAGCCACATCATAATCCGACCAATCGTCTTACATGTGATATACTCCATCAACTCTGAACCCAATCTTCTCACAAAATCCATTTTGAGCTCATAAACTCCATCTACCCATAACCCAATCTTCTCACAACTCTACCAAAATGTGTTTAGTGAAATGCTTCTGAATTCCCTGACCCTGAGGGATGGACGACTTGTGTCTCTCGATTTAGAAATTCTATTCACAAATGTTCCAGTGAGGCTGTAGAGGAGAATAGtaagaatgctctctctctctctctctctctctctctctctctctctctctctctctctctctctctctctctctctctccacttcctgggggggggggggagacaaccaCAGCcggcacgaaaaaaaaaagggggggaatggAAGGAGAGTCATGCCTTCCTGAAGTAGAGGAAACGTGGAATGAATCTGACAGGAAGGAATGAAATGGAGCACCTATGGCTACTGTCTG
The DNA window shown above is from Panulirus ornatus isolate Po-2019 chromosome 25, ASM3632096v1, whole genome shotgun sequence and carries:
- the LOC139757190 gene encoding uncharacterized protein isoform X1 gives rise to the protein MEHGQLICSPNNTSLLMHSSLSMHMHTDTSDKHIKSSQKSFIQHNRFVRDKRIYTGEKRYECSQCQKTFFQKGSLVKHLKIHTGEKPYECTYCLKTFSERSKIVQHMKVHTEEKPYHCSHCQKTFSRKGNLLQHEKVHTREKPYECALCQKTFTQKIHLANHMNIHTGEKPYECSQCLKSFSRKNNLDQHLKVHTEKKPFKCLHCQKTFTFKSNLVNHMPHHTGERPFECSQCQKTFSHKRYLVEHMRVHTGEKPYNCALCQKTFTQRSHLMRHMSVHTGEKPHECSQCLKTFSQRINLVQHMKVHTGEKPYECSHCKKGLCA